Within the Solwaraspora sp. WMMA2056 genome, the region ACGCCGCCGGCGAGCAACGGCGGCAGGGGCGGTCGGGCACCGCTACCGCGTACCGCCCGGGTCATCTCCCAGGTGCCGAGGCTGACCGCGGCCACGACGACCGCGAGGAAGGCAGGCCGCCAGACGAACAACGAGGCGAGAACCAGCGCTCCCAGGCCGACCCCGACACCGATGGCCGCCGGAAGGTTGCGCCCGGCCCGGCTCGGCTCCGGTGTACCCGGGCCGGGAGGCGTGGCCGGCTGAGCCGTCGAGCCGGCCGGGGCGGGCTCGCCGACACCGTCGGCACCGGGCCGTGGCTGACGGGTCGGCGTCGAGCGACCGGCCCGGCGACGTCGGACCCCGGCCCGTCGCCGGGCCGCCGATCCCGACTCCGGCTCGCCGTCGGACGGCGCCGGCCCCTCGGTGGCAGGTCTGTCCTCGAACGGCACCGGCTCGTCGGACCACGGCCCAGGTGGCGGCGGCTCACTCGGCGGCCACTGGCCGGACGACGGGTCCGGCGGCCACCTGTCGTGCCCACCGGAGCGCGGGCCGTCGTGCCCGGCGGTCTGCGTACCGTTGAACGACCCGCCGCCGGACCGGTGGTCGGCCACGTAGCCGACCCCGGTGCCGATGTACGGTCCGGCGTGCGGTAGCTCGCCGGTGCCGGTGTACGGACCGGCGGGCCTGCCGTACGGATCGGTCCACTCGACCGCCGGATGGCCGTTGCGCACCTGGCGTGCCGACGAGTCGGGCGCGGCACCGGGGCGCCGCGCCCGAGTTCGCGCATCCGGGTGGTCGCCGCCGGCGGTCTCGGGATAGGACATCAGACCTCGAGCAGCTCGGTTTCCTTGTGCTTGACCAGTTCGTCGACGCTGGAGACGTACCGGTGGGTCAGATCGTCCAGCTCCTTCTCGGCACGGCGTCCATCGTCCTCGCCGGCTTCGCCGTCCTTGACGATGCGGTCCAGCTCTTCCTTGCCCTTGCGCCGGACGTTACGGATCGCCACCTTGGCGTCCTCGCCCTTGCCCCGGGCCACCTTGATCATGTCCCGGCGACGGTCCTCGGTCATCTGCGGCAGCAGGATCCGCAGCTGGTTACCCTCGTTGTTCGGGTTCACGCCCAGGTCCGAGTCCCGGATCGCCTTCTCCATCGCGGCGAGCTGCGACATGTCGTACGGCTTGATGATCGCCATTCGCGGCTCCGGCACCGCGACGGACGCCATCTGGGTGATCGGCGTCGGGGTTCCGTAGTAGTCGAGCACGATCCGGGAGAACATGGCCGGAGTGGCCCGACCGGTACGGATCGCGCCCAGATCCTCCTTGGCGTGCTCGACCGCACGCTCCATCTTCTCCTCCGCTTCGAGCAGAGTCTCCTCGATCACCTGTTCCGTCGCCTCCTTCTGGCTCCCTGTCCTACTGCGTACCGCCGGTCGGCACAGCCCGTGGGGGCGGACCGGTCGGTCAGGTCGTGATCAAGGTACCGATGCGTTCCCCGGCGACCGCGCGCACGATCGTGTCGTCGCCCTGCGCACCGAAGACCAGCATCGGCAGGTCGTTGTCCATGCAGAGGCTGAAGGCGGCGGCGTCGGCGACCCGCAGACCACGTCGCAGCGCCTCGGCGAAGGTCACGGTGTCCAGCTTGCGGGCAGTGGGATCGGTCCGCGGATCCGCGGTGTACACCCCGTCCACCCCGTTCTTGCTCATCAGGACGACGTCGGCGTGAATCTCCAGCGCCCGCTGGGCGGAGACCGTGTCGGTGGAGAAGTACGGCATCCCGGCGCCGGCACCGAAGATGACCACCCGGCCCTTCTCCAGGTGCCGGATCGCCCGCAGCGGAATGTACGGTTCGGCGACCTGGGCCATCGTGATCGCGCTCTGCACCCGCGTCTCCACGCCTTCCTTCTCCAGGAAGTCCTGCAGCGCGAGACAGTTCATCACCGTGCCGAGCATGCCCATGTAGTCGGCACGGGCCCGGTCCATGCCGCGTTTCTGCAACTCCGCGCCGCGGAAGAAGTTGCCGCCGCCGACCACCACCGAGACCTGGACCCCCAGCCGGGAGACGGTCGCGATCTGCCGGGCGATGTCCTGGACGACGTCCGGGTCGACGCCGATCGCCCCACCGCCGAAGACCTCACCGGACAGCTTCAGCACCACCCGCCGGGAACGCCCCGGCGGCGGTGCCGTGGGGTCGTCCGCCGCGAGCGGGCTCCCACTCGTTGCCTGCGTCATCCGACCCGCCCTTCCCTAGCTGAGCCCACCCTACGGAACGAGGAGGCCGTGGTGCCTGTCACGTACACCAACGGCCTCCTGCGTCGATCGTGCTACCGGTCCTGGCGGGTGGTCGCCGTACCTGCGCCGTGACCCGGCGGGCCGACGACCACCGCCGTGGCTCAGGCCTGCCCGACCTCGAACCGGACGAAGCCGGTGAGGTCGATGCCTGCCTCGGCGACGACCTGCTTGACGGTCTTCTTGTTGTCGGCGACCGAGGCCTGCTCCAACAGGACGAAGTCCTTGAAGAAGGCGTTCACCCGGCCCTCGATGATCTTGGGCATCGCCGCTTCCGGCTTGCCCTCCTCGCGGGCCGTCTGCTCGGCGATCCGCCGCTCCGACTCCACGGTCTCGGCGGGCACCTCGTCGCGGGTGAGGAAGCGCGGCCGCATCGCGGCGATCTGCATCGCCACACCCCGGGCGTCGGCGTCGGCGGCCTCGTCGGTCTTACCGGCGTACCCGACCAGCACACCGACCTGCGGCGGCAGGTCCTGCGCCTTACGGTGCAGGTAGACCGCGATGGTGCCGTCGAGGCGGGCGAACCGGTTGAGCACCAGCTTCTCGCCGATCTTGGCCGACTGCTCCTGTACGGCGTCGGCCACCGACCGACCGTCGGCCAGGGTGGAGCCGAGCAGCGATTCGGCGTCGGTCGCCTTGATCTGCTCACCGTGCTCGACGAGGAGCTGGGCGAACTCGATGAAGTCGGTGTTCTTGGCGACGAAGTCGGTCTCGCAGTTGAGCTCCAGCAGGGCCGACCCGGCGTGGGCCACCAGGCCGTTGGCGGCGGTACGCCCGGCCCGCTTGCCGACGTCCTTGGCACCCTTGATCCGCAGGATCTCGACGGCCTTGTCGACGTCGCCCTCGGCCTCCTGCAGCGCCTTCTTGCAGTCCATCATGCCGGCGCCGGTGAGGTCGCGGAGCTTCTTGACGTCCGCGGCGGTGAAGTTGGACATGACTCTCTCTTCGATCTCGTCAGTCGGCTTGGGTGGTCGTCATTCCGCAGCGGCAGTGGCGGGAGCAGGAGCGGCGGGAGCGGGCTCGTTCTCCTTGTTGGCCGGGCCTTCGAGCAGCTCACGCTCCCACTCGGGCAGCGGCTCGTCGGTGGCGACGGCACCCGGCTCCGGCTTGTCCTCGGCACCGCGCGACTTGCCCGACCGGGCGATCAGGCCGTCGGCGACGGCGGCCGCCACGACCCGGGTGAGCAGCTCGGCCGACCGGATCGCGTCGTCGTTGCCCGGGATCGGGAAGTCGACCTCGTCCGGGTCACAGTTGGTGTCGAGCACCGCGATGACCGGAATGCCCAGCTTGCGGGCCTCGTCGACGGCGATGTGCTCCTTCTTGGTGTCGACGACCCAGATCGCCGCCGGCACCTTCTGCATGTCCCGCAGACCACCGAGCGTACGGCTGAGCTTGTCCTTCTCCCGTGACAGCTGCAGGGTCTCCTTCTTGGTGTAACCCTGCGCGGTGCCGGTCAGGTCGAGCGCCTCCAGCTCCTTCATCCGCTGCAGCCGCTTGTACACCGTCTGGAAGTTGGTCAGCATGCCGCCGAGCCACCGGTGGTTGACGTACGGCTGACCGACCCGGGTCGCCTGCTCGGCGATCGCCTCCTGCGCCTGCTTCTTGGTGCCGACAAAGAGGATGTTGCCACCGTCGGCGACGGTGTCCCGCACGAAGACGTACGCCTTCTCGATGTAGTCGAGGGTCTGGCGCAGGTCGATGATGTAGATACCGTTGCGCTCGGTGAAGATGAAGCGCTTCATCTTCGGGTTCCAGCGCCGGGTCTGGTGCCCGAAGTGAACACCACTTTCCAGCAGCTGACGCATGGTCACGACGGCCATGGTGGGTTTCTCCCTGTTGTCCCTGGTTGTCACGCCGGCCGGGCGGCCAGCGTCCTGGTGCCCGGTCGGCGGTCATGATGGGCCTGAGAGATCAGGACCAGGGAACCGTCGCCCCCACGGCAACCGCCGGGGAGAAGGGCACGCGAGGTCGACCGCGCAGGGCGGTCGCCAGTGTTCGAGTGTACGCCCTGCACTGTGCGCGGACCCCGCCAGCCCGGACCACCAGCGACCACCAGGGGTCGCGACGCCAGCCGGCAGAGCCCACCACCAGGTCCGTCGCTCAGCCGGCAGAGCCGCCACCAGCTCGTCCGGTCACTCAGCCGGCCAGACCGGCCACCAGGAACAGGAACAGACCGACCAGCAGGTACGCGGTAGGCGGACGAAGCCAGGCCTCGACAGGATCCCCCACCTTCGTCGCACCCGTGGTCAACCCGAACATGCCGAGTCCGAAGGCGGGCAGGCCCAGCATCAGCGCCGTACCGGCGACCACCGCACCGGGGCCGGCCGGCTCCGCCAACGCGCCATCGAGCAACAACCGCAACGCCGGCACCTCGAGGATCATCACCAGTACGGCGTAGAAGATCGCCTGCGCGGGCCGCCGGCTGCGGTACACACCGTCGCCGATCAGGCCACCGGACGGCGGACGGCGGCCGTACTCACCGGCGGGTGGCGGCGGCTCGGCCGGCGGCCGTGGGGTCACCGGCGGCATCGGTCCGGTCGGCACGTCGACCGACCCGCGCGGCTCGCCGCCCCGGCCGGTCTCCGCGACCGGCCCTGGGCCGGCCCCGAGCCCCGGTTCCACCGCAGGGTCCGACGCCCGGGACCCGCCCGACGTCCCCGGCGGCCCGCTGGCCGGCTCGGCGAACGGTGCCGCCGACACGGGTGCGGCGAACGGTGGACGCGGCGACGCACCCGCCGGGGCGAACGGCGTGGGCGAGGTCGAGCCCGGCGGCGCGAACGGCGGCGCGGAGACCACCGGCATGCCGTACGGCGGTGCCGAGGACGGCTCGACGGCCGCGCGGCGGCCGGGCTCGGGGGCAGCCCGACGACCGGACTCCGGCGCCGCCCGACGGCCGGACTCGCCGTACCGTCCGCCGAGACCCAGCGGGTCCTCGCCGAAGCGGTCGGTGGTCGGCTCGGCGGCCGGGCCGGTGCCGTCGCGCGATGCCACCGGGTACCGATCCGGGGTGCTCGACTGCCAGGACTGGTCGACGTAGGTGCGCTCGGAGTACCACCGGGGATCGGCGTCCTCCGACTGGTGTGCGTTCGGGTCCACGGTCAGGCACCGTATGCCACCCGTACCACCCGCGCCACCCGGACCCCCGTCGCGCCCGCACCCCCGACGACCCCGAGTCGGCGCAGATCACGCCGGTCGGCGCCCAGACGAACGGGCGCTGATCACACCGGTCGGCGCCCAGACGAACGGGCGCTGATCACACCGGTCGGCGCCCAGACGAACGGGCACGGGTTAGCACATCGGTCCGGTGCCGGCGCCGTTGTCCACAGGCGGCCCCGCTGTCCACACCGGCGGCGTCGACCGCCGACGCCGGCCCCGGTCCGCAGCCATCGTCCGGGGCATGACCACAAGCAGACAAACCATCGGTCGGTACGGCGAGCGTTGCGCGGTCCGGTTCCTGGCCGACGCCGGGCTCGTCATCGTCGACCGCAACTGGCGCTGCCCGACCGGCGAGATCGACATCATCGCCCGGGACGGTGACACGGTGGTGTTCTGCGAGGTGAAGACCCGACGCGGCGACCGGTTCGGCACGCCGGCGGAGGCGGTCACGCCTGTCAAGGCCGGCCGCATTCGCCGGCTGGCCGCCGCCTGGCTCGCCGCGCACCCCGACAACCGACGCCGCGAGGTGCGTTTCGACCTCGTCGCGGTACGCGTCGGCCGCTCCGGCTCGGCCCAGGTGGATCATGTTCCCGCAGCGTTCTGACAGTGGCACGGGCCGGTCCGCCGTACCACATGTCGGGGAAGATCGCCGGACCGTCCACAGGGTCGACAGTTGTCCACAGCCGGCGGCACAACGACCCGCACGGACCGCGCCGGACAGCCACCGTTGGCGGATGAGTTACGCGAAGGTCCTGTGCGTCGGGCTGGTCGGGGTGACCGGACACCTGGTGGAGGTCGAGGCCGACCTCGCCGCCGGGCTGCCCGCCGTCATCATCTCCGGTCTACCCGACACCACCCTGCACGAGGCACGCGACCGGGTCCGCGCTGCGGTCGTCAACTCCGGCCAGAGCTGGCCGAACCGGCGGATCACCGTCAACCTGCTGCCCGCCACCCTGCCCAAGATCGGTTCCGGGTTCGACCTGGCCATCGCCACCGCGCTGCTCGGCGGCACCGGGGAGTTGCCGCTCGCCCCGGTCGACGGTGTCGCCCTCCTGGGCGAGCTCGGCCTCGACGGGACCGTACGACCGGTGCGCGGAATCCTGCCGATGGTGGCGGCGGCAGCCCGCAGCGGCGTCACCCAGGTCGTCGTTCCGACGACGAACGCCGCCGAGGCGGCGGCGGTTCCCGGGGTACGGGTGCGTGCCGTCGACACCCTGCACCGGCTGATCGCCTACATCAGAGGCGAGGGTCCGCTACTGGATCCGCCGGTCACGGCACCGGCTGCCGAGCCCGCCGTGCCGGATCTCGCCGATGTCTCCGGCCAGGCGCTCGGCAAGCGTGCCCTGGAGATCGCCGCCGCCGGCGGCCACCACATCGCCCTGTTGGGTCCGCCCGGAGCAGGCAAGACCATGCTGGCGGAGCGGCTGCCCGGCCTGCTGCCGCCGCTCGACGACGATGCCGCCCTGGAGGTCTCCGCGCTGCACTCGATCGCCGGTGTCCTGCCGCCCGGTGGGCCGCTGCTACGCCGGCCGCCGTTCCAGGCCCCACATCATTCCGCGACCGTCGCGTCGCTGGTCGGCGGCGGCACCGGACTCGCCCGGCCCGGCGCGGTCTCCCTGGCCCATCACGGGGTTCTCTTTCTCGACGAGGCCGCCGAGTTCGCCACCCGGGCCCTGGAATCGTTGCGGCAACCGCTGGAGAAAGGTCGGGTGCTGATCACCCGCTCGCGCGGGGTCACCGAGTATCCGGCCCGCTGCCAGCTGGTCCTGGCCGCCAATCCCTGCCCCTGCGCCAAGCCCGCCGGGGACCAGTACTGCGAATGCCCGCCGACGGTCCGCCGCCGCTACCGCAGCAGACTGTCCGGGCCGCTGCTGGACCGGGTCGACCTGCAGGTGACGCTGCCGCCGTTACGCGCCGCCGAGCTCACCTCGACCGCCGCCACGTCGGAGACGTCCGCGTCGGTGGCGGCCCGGGTCGCCACCGCCCGGGCGGCCGCTGCTCGGCGCTGGTCCGGACACGGCTGGCGGTGCAACGCCATGGTGCCCGGTCCGGCGCTGCGCCAGCCGCCCTGGCGGCTACCGGCGACGCACACCGCCGAACTCCGGCACCGACTGGACGTCGGTGCGATCTCCGCCCGCGGCTACGACCGTGTCCTGCGGCTCGCCTGGTCGATCGCCGACCTCGACGAGCGGCCACGGCCAGACGGCGCCGACGTCGGTGAAGCGATCCAACTACGGACGGGGGACCTGTGATGCCATCGACGCACGACCCACAGAGCCTGGCCCCGGCGACCGGAGCCGGCCCGACCGAGGCACAACTCGCCCGGGTCGCGTTGACCTGGCTCGCCGAACCCGGCAACGAGGCCGTCCACCAGTTGGTGGCCGAGGTCGGTCCCGTCGAGGCGCTCGCCCGGCTGTGTGCCGGACGGGAGCTCGGCGAGGCTGCCCGGGCCTCGGCTGCGGCACGGTTGGCGACCGCCGACCCGATCGAGGTGGCGACGGCTGCCGTCGACCGGGCCGACCGGGTTGGCGGCCGGCTGGTCACCCCGGAGACCACCGAGTGGCCCCGACAGATCGAGGACCTGCGTCGGCTGACCCGCCACGGCACCCGCGCCACGACCGCCGACGGTCCAGGGGTCCGCCAGGGCGCGCCGCCGCTGGCGCTCTGGGTCCGAGGGCCGCTGGCGGTCGACGCGGCACTGGCCAGATCGGTCGCGGTGGTCGGCACCCGCGCCCCCACCGACTACGGCCGGCACGTCGGCGGCGAATTCAGCCACGGCCTGGCCACCCGCGACTGGACGATCGTCTCCGGTGGGGCGTACGGCATCGACGCCTGCGCCCACCGGGGAGCGCTGGCCGCTGGCGGACCGACCGTCGCGGTGCTCGCCTGCGGAATCGACCGACCCTACCCGGCCGGCAACGCGGCGATGTTCGATCAGATCGCCGAGACCGGCCTGCTGATCAGCGAGTGGCTGCCGGGTGCCGAACCACTGCGCCACCGGTTCCTCACCCGCAACCGGCTGATCGCTGCGGCCACGGCCGGCACCGTCGTCGTCGAGGCCGGTGCCCGTAGCGGCGCGGCGCAGACGATCCGGCGGGCGCTGGCGCTCGGCCGGGCCGCGATGGTGGTGCCGGGTCCGATCACCTCGGCGGTGTCGGTCGGCTGCCACGAGATCCTGCGGGACCACCCACAGGCCCGGCTCGTCGCCGGGGTGGCCCACGTACAGGAGGAGATCGGCCGGATCGGCGTCGACCTGGCCCCGCCGCCGCGCGGGCCGCAACGTCCACGCGACGCGCTCGACCCCCGGTCGGCCCGGGTCCTGGAGGCCGTGCCCGGTCGGGGCTGGATCGACCTCGACGATCTGGCTGGGCGAGCC harbors:
- a CDS encoding phosphatidate cytidylyltransferase, whose translation is MSYPETAGGDHPDARTRARRPGAAPDSSARQVRNGHPAVEWTDPYGRPAGPYTGTGELPHAGPYIGTGVGYVADHRSGGGSFNGTQTAGHDGPRSGGHDRWPPDPSSGQWPPSEPPPPGPWSDEPVPFEDRPATEGPAPSDGEPESGSAARRRAGVRRRRAGRSTPTRQPRPGADGVGEPAPAGSTAQPATPPGPGTPEPSRAGRNLPAAIGVGVGLGALVLASLFVWRPAFLAVVVAAVSLGTWEMTRAVRGSGARPPLPPLLAGGVLMAVLAWQVGPDALALGLLLTILAMLVWRLGDGPPGFQRDAATATLIAVYVPFLGGFAGLLASRPDGDLRILVTLAAVILSDTGGYAAGVFFGRHRMAPTISPKKSWEGFAGSVAAAAAGSAVLLYLLLDVMPLWGALFGVAVSIAAVLGDLGESMIKRDLGVKDMSNLLPGHGGLMDRLDSILLALPVSYLVLTLIVPAG
- the frr gene encoding ribosome recycling factor — translated: MIEETLLEAEEKMERAVEHAKEDLGAIRTGRATPAMFSRIVLDYYGTPTPITQMASVAVPEPRMAIIKPYDMSQLAAMEKAIRDSDLGVNPNNEGNQLRILLPQMTEDRRRDMIKVARGKGEDAKVAIRNVRRKGKEELDRIVKDGEAGEDDGRRAEKELDDLTHRYVSSVDELVKHKETELLEV
- the pyrH gene encoding UMP kinase; translated protein: MTQATSGSPLAADDPTAPPPGRSRRVVLKLSGEVFGGGAIGVDPDVVQDIARQIATVSRLGVQVSVVVGGGNFFRGAELQKRGMDRARADYMGMLGTVMNCLALQDFLEKEGVETRVQSAITMAQVAEPYIPLRAIRHLEKGRVVIFGAGAGMPYFSTDTVSAQRALEIHADVVLMSKNGVDGVYTADPRTDPTARKLDTVTFAEALRRGLRVADAAAFSLCMDNDLPMLVFGAQGDDTIVRAVAGERIGTLITT
- the tsf gene encoding translation elongation factor Ts, which produces MSNFTAADVKKLRDLTGAGMMDCKKALQEAEGDVDKAVEILRIKGAKDVGKRAGRTAANGLVAHAGSALLELNCETDFVAKNTDFIEFAQLLVEHGEQIKATDAESLLGSTLADGRSVADAVQEQSAKIGEKLVLNRFARLDGTIAVYLHRKAQDLPPQVGVLVGYAGKTDEAADADARGVAMQIAAMRPRFLTRDEVPAETVESERRIAEQTAREEGKPEAAMPKIIEGRVNAFFKDFVLLEQASVADNKKTVKQVVAEAGIDLTGFVRFEVGQA
- the rpsB gene encoding 30S ribosomal protein S2 — encoded protein: MAVVTMRQLLESGVHFGHQTRRWNPKMKRFIFTERNGIYIIDLRQTLDYIEKAYVFVRDTVADGGNILFVGTKKQAQEAIAEQATRVGQPYVNHRWLGGMLTNFQTVYKRLQRMKELEALDLTGTAQGYTKKETLQLSREKDKLSRTLGGLRDMQKVPAAIWVVDTKKEHIAVDEARKLGIPVIAVLDTNCDPDEVDFPIPGNDDAIRSAELLTRVVAAAVADGLIARSGKSRGAEDKPEPGAVATDEPLPEWERELLEGPANKENEPAPAAPAPATAAAE
- a CDS encoding YraN family protein, translating into MTTSRQTIGRYGERCAVRFLADAGLVIVDRNWRCPTGEIDIIARDGDTVVFCEVKTRRGDRFGTPAEAVTPVKAGRIRRLAAAWLAAHPDNRRREVRFDLVAVRVGRSGSAQVDHVPAAF
- a CDS encoding YifB family Mg chelatase-like AAA ATPase; the encoded protein is MSYAKVLCVGLVGVTGHLVEVEADLAAGLPAVIISGLPDTTLHEARDRVRAAVVNSGQSWPNRRITVNLLPATLPKIGSGFDLAIATALLGGTGELPLAPVDGVALLGELGLDGTVRPVRGILPMVAAAARSGVTQVVVPTTNAAEAAAVPGVRVRAVDTLHRLIAYIRGEGPLLDPPVTAPAAEPAVPDLADVSGQALGKRALEIAAAGGHHIALLGPPGAGKTMLAERLPGLLPPLDDDAALEVSALHSIAGVLPPGGPLLRRPPFQAPHHSATVASLVGGGTGLARPGAVSLAHHGVLFLDEAAEFATRALESLRQPLEKGRVLITRSRGVTEYPARCQLVLAANPCPCAKPAGDQYCECPPTVRRRYRSRLSGPLLDRVDLQVTLPPLRAAELTSTAATSETSASVAARVATARAAAARRWSGHGWRCNAMVPGPALRQPPWRLPATHTAELRHRLDVGAISARGYDRVLRLAWSIADLDERPRPDGADVGEAIQLRTGDL
- the dprA gene encoding DNA-processing protein DprA; protein product: MPSTHDPQSLAPATGAGPTEAQLARVALTWLAEPGNEAVHQLVAEVGPVEALARLCAGRELGEAARASAAARLATADPIEVATAAVDRADRVGGRLVTPETTEWPRQIEDLRRLTRHGTRATTADGPGVRQGAPPLALWVRGPLAVDAALARSVAVVGTRAPTDYGRHVGGEFSHGLATRDWTIVSGGAYGIDACAHRGALAAGGPTVAVLACGIDRPYPAGNAAMFDQIAETGLLISEWLPGAEPLRHRFLTRNRLIAAATAGTVVVEAGARSGAAQTIRRALALGRAAMVVPGPITSAVSVGCHEILRDHPQARLVAGVAHVQEEIGRIGVDLAPPPRGPQRPRDALDPRSARVLEAVPGRGWIDLDDLAGRAGVDIRSTMRAVTELQTRGLLAGADGRYRLPPPKRA